From a single Mesotoga sp. UBA6090 genomic region:
- a CDS encoding SUMF1/EgtB/PvdO family nonheme iron enzyme, with protein sequence MGSRPVINVPWWMAIEYCNWLSEKDGLLPAYIRHCEVNEGQLLDSEGKLTTDITEVLGYRLLTEARGNMSHEEVNITPNTSGLEAITLH encoded by the coding sequence ATGGGCAGCAGGCCCGTAATCAATGTGCCATGGTGGATGGCAATAGAATACTGCAACTGGTTGAGTGAAAAGGATGGTCTGCTTCCTGCCTACATAAGACATTGCGAAGTCAACGAAGGTCAGTTGCTCGATTCGGAGGGGAAGTTAACGACGGACATTACAGAAGTACTGGGATACAGATTGTTGACGGAAGCCAGAGGGAATATGTCGCACGAGGAGGTAAACATAACTCCGAATACAAGTGGTCTGGAAGCGATAACCCTTCACTAG
- a CDS encoding amylo-alpha-1,6-glucosidase, whose protein sequence is MNCGRGKKLQMICVIEEKGNHLTEIIQEAGYQTSTIIDCDKNELLILNNIVPDLKSLSPSIGVKPIILIGKAVTIIETIGADDTGTIEERRVFKDSSPWDKRGFQCYKNHPLFEGLFGGFYSTHLKGLEKMPNVFYYIGSRAKVVAVEKRYISYIRDRKLIWLHDIGGFPVLSIGGYLSFEEADTRYNAEARRFIENSILWMLSPGRQGKYWKESKSGFVQTSETPDQRLPSISPVISWPSSSIKIEDAKGYMNSTGRRVLANISVHKIEEVWMHPFRILRSMEFSVDGENVSKALNRVLYTPERVVYELCCGEITVFCSLENPYLFLQFDFYDYIAHSIDIRFESDLRIMWPMDDAFNGEKRFTKLNNGFILQTEDSQIKSLFVFSNPSSVSLDGIDKEIFVSISSKATGTAVLSVISCNKNEELPKQIDMQDEIRKTNEFYLKYLEKGRIITDDSRLNEALDMARIGAIKFRVTVPNLGTGLVAGYASSRPGWFSARPGYAWYFGRDSLWCSLAFLDIGDFTTVKENLELLMKFQRIDGKIYHELTTSNVVHYDAADSTPLFLYTMYKYCVQSGDIGFARKNWDKIEKALEYCSKTDSDGDGLIENTVAGHGWVEGGKLYGAKASFYLNCIWIAALRGIEILSSYLGEERVKSHLPDLQRRCLIGLEKLYDPEMGFVLGIDESGKQMKFRTIMSSMGSIFDCVPNERISAQIEDLASDDFSTDWGVRIIGKSSGIFNPKGYHEGSVWPLFTGWAALAQFKLGADLDAYNHMLANLYMYKDFSSGYIPEVLNGQTYELSGICPHQAWSETMGFQPFYEGVLGFAPNIIEGIIDFQPSIPLNLRRVEAPCLALGSNCLALSYECTTLIDDRVEVTQHFEIHMPEEISVRFTPWIPKYSSGVRISVNNNPLPVRTLDGITSKRVELDKSISGKKLDISITYTAPFLIFPVEPQLTKNKKSSQPRIIAIRRMLESDCWQLIVRSPGKTSSIPIMASGKIEAENADIVGNELIVKGNKSISYKTVTVLLKAYSRNA, encoded by the coding sequence ATGAACTGTGGTCGAGGTAAGAAACTGCAGATGATCTGTGTCATTGAAGAGAAAGGAAACCACCTCACTGAGATTATTCAGGAAGCTGGATACCAAACCAGTACGATAATAGATTGCGACAAGAATGAACTGCTGATACTGAACAACATCGTACCGGATCTGAAATCTCTATCGCCCTCAATAGGGGTCAAACCCATAATCCTTATTGGAAAGGCCGTCACAATCATTGAAACGATTGGGGCAGATGATACCGGCACTATTGAAGAGCGAAGAGTCTTTAAGGACAGCTCCCCGTGGGACAAAAGGGGATTTCAGTGCTATAAGAACCACCCTCTATTTGAAGGGTTGTTTGGAGGCTTCTACAGCACCCATCTCAAAGGCCTTGAAAAGATGCCGAATGTCTTTTACTATATAGGCAGTAGAGCAAAGGTAGTGGCCGTCGAGAAACGATACATAAGCTATATTAGGGACAGAAAACTGATTTGGCTTCATGATATTGGAGGCTTTCCAGTTCTCTCCATTGGAGGCTATCTTTCATTTGAGGAAGCTGATACTCGTTATAATGCCGAAGCTCGAAGGTTCATCGAGAATAGTATCCTCTGGATGCTTTCTCCTGGCAGACAAGGCAAATACTGGAAAGAATCGAAGTCGGGATTTGTTCAGACTTCAGAGACTCCAGATCAAAGACTTCCATCAATCTCACCGGTTATTAGCTGGCCGTCTTCATCCATAAAGATCGAGGACGCCAAGGGTTACATGAATTCCACAGGAAGACGAGTCCTGGCAAATATCTCAGTCCATAAGATCGAGGAAGTGTGGATGCATCCCTTCAGAATCTTGAGATCCATGGAGTTCTCTGTAGATGGAGAAAATGTGTCAAAAGCACTCAATAGGGTTCTCTACACACCCGAAAGAGTCGTCTATGAACTTTGCTGCGGAGAGATAACTGTCTTTTGCAGTCTCGAGAATCCCTATCTTTTTTTACAGTTCGATTTCTACGACTACATAGCACATAGCATCGATATTCGCTTCGAATCTGATCTCAGGATAATGTGGCCAATGGATGATGCTTTCAACGGAGAAAAACGGTTCACCAAACTTAATAACGGGTTCATTCTTCAGACCGAGGACTCCCAGATCAAGAGCCTGTTCGTCTTCTCGAATCCATCTTCAGTATCTCTGGATGGGATTGACAAAGAGATCTTCGTGTCGATTAGTAGCAAAGCGACAGGAACGGCTGTACTCTCGGTTATCTCATGTAATAAAAACGAAGAGCTCCCGAAGCAAATCGATATGCAAGATGAGATACGCAAAACCAATGAATTCTACCTGAAGTACCTCGAAAAGGGAAGGATCATAACAGATGACTCAAGACTCAATGAGGCTCTTGACATGGCGAGAATTGGAGCAATCAAGTTCAGAGTGACAGTACCGAATCTTGGAACAGGCCTTGTAGCAGGATATGCTTCCAGCAGACCAGGCTGGTTCAGTGCAAGGCCCGGCTACGCCTGGTACTTCGGCCGAGACAGCCTATGGTGCTCACTGGCATTTCTCGACATTGGAGACTTCACGACGGTCAAAGAGAACCTCGAGCTTCTAATGAAATTTCAGAGAATCGATGGAAAGATCTATCATGAACTCACTACCAGCAACGTTGTTCACTATGACGCCGCCGACTCCACTCCCCTCTTTCTTTACACGATGTATAAGTATTGTGTGCAGAGTGGCGATATTGGATTTGCCAGGAAAAACTGGGATAAAATTGAGAAAGCTCTAGAGTACTGTTCAAAAACCGATTCAGATGGTGATGGTCTAATTGAAAACACCGTTGCTGGCCACGGCTGGGTCGAAGGGGGAAAACTGTACGGCGCAAAAGCCTCATTTTATTTGAACTGCATATGGATTGCAGCTCTCAGGGGCATAGAAATTCTTTCCAGTTATCTTGGAGAGGAAAGGGTTAAGTCTCATTTGCCAGATCTTCAGAGACGATGCTTGATAGGCCTCGAAAAACTATACGATCCTGAGATGGGTTTTGTTCTGGGAATAGATGAATCGGGAAAGCAGATGAAATTCAGAACGATTATGTCTTCAATGGGTTCGATATTCGACTGTGTGCCTAACGAAAGAATCTCCGCCCAAATAGAAGATCTGGCTAGTGATGACTTCTCCACTGACTGGGGGGTAAGAATAATAGGAAAGAGTTCAGGGATATTCAATCCTAAAGGCTATCATGAGGGAAGCGTCTGGCCTTTATTTACCGGTTGGGCTGCCCTGGCTCAGTTCAAACTTGGGGCAGATCTAGACGCATACAATCACATGCTGGCCAATCTATACATGTATAAGGACTTCTCATCAGGGTACATTCCAGAAGTTCTGAATGGGCAGACCTACGAACTGTCCGGGATATGTCCTCATCAGGCCTGGTCTGAAACAATGGGATTTCAACCATTCTACGAAGGTGTACTTGGCTTCGCTCCAAACATAATCGAGGGTATCATTGACTTTCAGCCCTCAATACCGTTGAACCTCAGGAGAGTAGAAGCTCCCTGTCTAGCATTGGGGAGCAACTGCCTCGCGTTGTCATATGAATGTACGACACTGATTGATGACAGGGTAGAAGTAACGCAGCATTTCGAAATACACATGCCGGAAGAAATTTCTGTCCGTTTCACACCCTGGATACCCAAGTATTCAAGTGGTGTTAGGATTTCTGTCAACAACAACCCGCTTCCTGTAAGAACCCTTGACGGAATCACATCAAAGAGAGTTGAACTCGACAAAAGTATATCGGGAAAGAAGCTAGACATTTCGATTACTTATACAGCTCCGTTCTTGATCTTTCCAGTTGAACCACAGCTTACTAAAAACAAAAAGAGTTCACAACCCAGGATAATAGCAATCAGAAGAATGTTGGAATCTGACTGCTGGCAGCTGATTGTTAGATCACCGGGAAAGACCTCTTCCATTCCTATTATGGCATCCGGGAAGATCGAAGCCGAGAACGCCGATATTGTGGGCAACGAACTCATTGTGAAGGGTAATAAGAGCATTTCATACAAAACGGTGACTGTTCTTTTAAAGGCTTATTCACGAAATGCATAA
- a CDS encoding glycoside hydrolase family 172 protein has product MSFFGDICEIKNECSRSISAENPDGSLSEGALEQPEGKGPARKLGLGWKVRPCIELPAMGRVELAKIDGPGTIRHIWITVDSKAYRSCLMRFYWDDEQSPSVEAPLGDFFGCTHGLRYNINSLPLSVNPSGGFNCYWPMPFRKSARIEVENLSSKPFHNFFYQIDYSLGNISESAAYFHANWRRSMTTRECPEHVILEGVSGVGHYVGTVAGWSQLSNGWWGEGEVKFFLDGEENPTICTTGTEDYFGGAWCFGETFSSPFCGYPLWRREEGEIPRHGLYRWHIPDPIRFSSSIRVTVQALGWYPDGTFQPLTDDIATVAYWYQREPHSDFSKRYSQDELWSR; this is encoded by the coding sequence TTGTCATTCTTTGGTGACATATGTGAGATCAAGAACGAATGCTCGCGATCTATTTCTGCAGAAAACCCTGATGGAAGTCTTTCCGAAGGTGCTCTCGAGCAACCTGAAGGAAAGGGACCTGCAAGAAAGCTGGGATTGGGGTGGAAAGTCAGACCCTGTATCGAACTTCCAGCAATGGGAAGAGTCGAACTGGCAAAAATCGACGGACCCGGTACGATAAGGCACATATGGATAACCGTTGACAGTAAGGCATATAGAAGCTGCTTGATGAGGTTCTACTGGGACGACGAGCAATCTCCTTCAGTTGAAGCTCCTCTCGGTGACTTTTTTGGCTGCACTCACGGACTTAGGTACAATATCAACTCGCTCCCTTTGTCGGTGAACCCATCGGGAGGGTTCAACTGCTACTGGCCAATGCCGTTCAGGAAGAGTGCAAGAATAGAAGTCGAGAACCTCTCTTCAAAGCCCTTTCATAATTTCTTCTATCAGATTGACTACTCTCTGGGTAATATTTCTGAGTCAGCCGCATACTTTCACGCAAATTGGAGAAGATCGATGACCACTCGTGAGTGTCCGGAACACGTAATTCTGGAGGGCGTGAGCGGCGTCGGTCATTATGTGGGCACGGTGGCCGGCTGGTCTCAGCTCTCAAATGGCTGGTGGGGAGAGGGAGAAGTTAAGTTCTTCCTTGACGGAGAAGAAAACCCAACTATCTGTACAACGGGAACTGAAGATTACTTCGGAGGTGCCTGGTGTTTCGGGGAAACCTTTTCCTCACCATTCTGCGGGTATCCTCTATGGAGAAGGGAAGAGGGGGAAATTCCCAGACACGGTCTCTATCGCTGGCATATCCCTGATCCGATAAGGTTCAGCAGCTCAATAAGAGTAACAGTGCAAGCGCTTGGTTGGTATCCCGATGGAACATTCCAGCCATTGACGGACGACATCGCCACTGTGGCTTACTGGTATCAAAGGGAGCCTCATTCAGACTTTTCGAAGAGATACTCGCAGGATGAACTGTGGTCGAGGTAA
- a CDS encoding carbohydrate ABC transporter permease, with the protein MNNRFFSIVIKVVIMALLILLGLSTLLPYILMISFSFMAEFEMYRLPPKLIPDVLRWENYVEMWQSQPWGRYIFNTLFITIAVLVGQIILIAMGGYALSRLHFPGRDFMFKLFITFMLLPGVVTLIPGFIILHSMNWVDTYWAMIVPALGNIWGMFLMRQYMLSLPSSIEDAARIDGASSWQIFWKVIMPLCKPVIATVGTFTFLGQWRSFFWPLIVTRSKEMRVIEVGVAMFSSQYVTNYPAQMAAAALSSIPMILVYIFAQKWIVQGIRLTSGYDK; encoded by the coding sequence ATGAATAATAGATTCTTCTCAATTGTTATTAAAGTAGTGATTATGGCTTTGCTCATTCTTCTCGGCCTATCCACTCTACTTCCTTATATTCTCATGATCTCTTTCTCTTTCATGGCAGAGTTTGAAATGTACAGACTTCCTCCGAAGCTGATCCCAGATGTTTTGCGTTGGGAGAATTACGTGGAAATGTGGCAGTCGCAACCTTGGGGCAGATATATCTTCAACACTTTATTCATAACAATCGCAGTTCTTGTTGGCCAGATAATACTTATAGCAATGGGAGGTTACGCTCTCTCGCGATTACACTTCCCGGGTCGAGATTTCATGTTCAAGCTATTTATCACTTTCATGCTTCTCCCGGGAGTTGTTACTCTTATTCCAGGGTTCATAATCCTGCACTCAATGAACTGGGTTGACACTTATTGGGCGATGATCGTTCCGGCGCTTGGGAATATCTGGGGAATGTTCCTTATGAGACAGTATATGCTTAGCCTTCCGAGCAGTATAGAAGATGCCGCAAGAATTGACGGAGCATCTTCCTGGCAGATATTCTGGAAGGTTATCATGCCGTTGTGCAAACCAGTAATCGCCACAGTCGGTACCTTCACTTTCCTCGGACAATGGAGATCGTTTTTCTGGCCGCTAATTGTTACGAGAAGCAAAGAAATGCGCGTTATTGAAGTCGGTGTAGCGATGTTCTCCTCTCAGTATGTAACGAACTACCCTGCACAGATGGCTGCTGCAGCTCTTTCGTCCATTCCAATGATATTGGTCTACATTTTCGCCCAGAAATGGATCGTTCAGGGAATAAGGCTTACATCGGGCTACGACAAGTAG